The Streptomyces capitiformicae genome contains the following window.
ACCTCAATGGCTTCAAGGACTTCAAGGACTTCAAGGACTTCCATGACCGAGCTGCGCGGCACCGTCGAGACTTTCTGGGCCACCGCCCAGGCCCGGGACTGGGACGCGTTCGCCGAGACACTGGCCGAGGACGTGGTGTACGAGCTGCCGCAGACGCGTGAGCGAATCCACGGCAGGGAGCGATATGTCCAGTTCAACAGGGAGTATCCGGGCGACTGGCAGGCGCGGGTCGTGCGGATCGTCGCCGAACCCGGGCAGGTCGTCAGCTGGATGCATGTCACGGTGGGGCTGGAGGAGATGCACGCCATCTCGTTCTTCACCGGCGACGAGCAGGGCCGGATAGCCGCCGTCACCGACTTCTGGCCCGAGCCGTACGAGCCTCCGACCGGCCGGGAGCACCTCGTCGAGCGGTACTGAGCAGCCCGCCGCGATGGGCTCGGCGGACCGACCCCGCGGCCGGGCGTCCGGCGTGGGCACCGTACAGTGGAAGGCGTGTACCGGTTTCTGCTGACGCCCCGATGGTGGGGGATCAACGTCTTCGTGCTGCTCGCCATCCCCTTCTGTGTGTTCATGGGGTCGTGGCAGCTGAGCCGGTTCGAGGACCGGATGGCGGACCATCGCGCGGCGACCGAGAAGGTCGACCCGGCGGACCGGGCTCCGGCGCGTCCGCTGGACGAGTTGCTGCCGGTGGACAAGGAGACCTCCGGCGAGCTCGCCACCGTGAGCGGACGGTACGGCGAGCAGCTCCTGGTGCCGAACCGGACGCTCGACGACAGGACCGGCTTCTACGTACTGACGCTGCTGCGCACCGACGGGGGCAAGAGCCTGCCCGTCGTACGGGGCTGGCTGCCCGGCACCGCGGACGCGGACCGCGCTCCGGCCGCACCCACCGGCGAGGTCACCGTGACCGGCGTGCTCCAGGCGTCCGAGACCCCGGGGTCGAACGGCGTGGCCGTACAAGGCGGTCTGCCTGCCGGGCAGACCGGCGCGATCAGCGCGGCGACGCTCGTGAACCTGGTGCCGGACGACCTGTACGACGCCTGGATCACGCTCGACAAGGGCGACTCGGGGATGAAGGCCGTCCCCGCCACCGCCCCGCAGGACACCGGACTCGACCTCAAGGCGTTCCAGAACCTCGGCTACACCGGCGAGTGGTTCGTCTTCGCCGGCTTCGTCGTCTTCATGTGGTTCCGCCTGTTCCGCCGCGAGGTGGAGTTCATCCGGGACGCCGAACTGGGCCTGGTCCCGGACGAGGACGGCGACGGCTCCGCCGAGGGCCGTGCCACCGAGGACCGGTCCCGGGAAGCCGAGCCCGCCCAGTAGAACGGGCCCCGTCAGAACAGGCCCCCGTCACGAAGTCGTCAGCAACCCCGTCCGGTAGACCACGCCCGCGCAGGCGTTGCTCACGGCGGTGCTGAACGTGGCCACGCCGCCCTCCGCAATGTGGGAGACCAGGACGCTGCCGTCGACGACGCCGTCCTCGGTGAGCATCTGGGTGGTCACGGAGTTGCTGCCGTCCGAGGTGGTGGTGGTGCTGCCGGTCCCGTTCTCCGTGGGGGTCGGGTCCGGGGTCGGCTCGCCGCCGCCGCTGGTGCCGCCGGTCGTGTCACCACCGCTGGACGGGCAGGGCTCCGAGGGCACCCAGGCGAACTGCACCTGGTATGAGCTGCCCGGCGCCAGCACCAGCGTGGTGGGGGACAGCGACGGGTCGGGCAGCGAGGCGGCCGCGTCGCCCGCGACATGGTTCACCACGCTGATCTTGGTCGCGTCCGCGGCGCCCTGCGCGGTCGTACTCACGGCGCCCGCGCCGGCGACCGTACAGCTGCTGCCGGAGATGTTGGACACGTGGAAGCTGCCGTAGACGGCGCCGACCGAGTCCGGGGCGCCCACGCTTCCGGTCCCGCCGAGCTGGGCGGCCGTACAGGCCGGCGCGCTCGCTGGGGTCGACGCCGCCTCGGGAGCAGTGCCGGTGGAGCCGTTGCTCTCGCCCTTGTCCTTCTCGTCCTTGTCCTTGCCGTTGCCCTTGCCGGACTCCGTGGAGCCGCCGGAGGAACCGCCCGACGAACCGCTTCCGCCGGTCTGCCCCTTGGACTGGCCCTCGCCGTCCTGGGTCTCCGAGCCGTGACCGGCGACGGAGGGGTTGACTTCTGAGCCGGTGGACTTGGAGACATGGACGAGGGCCGGGACGGCCGTGCCCATCAAGAGCGCGGCGGCCGCCATGCCGACGACGGCCTGACGCTTACGCGCCCGCCGGGCCGGTACCGCTCGCCGCAGATGCTGCAAGGTGCCTTCGCGCGGCTCGATCTCCGCCACGGCCTGGTGCAGCAGATTCCGCAGCACCAGCTCGTCCGAGCCGAACCCAACCGGCCCCCGGCCGTTCGGACTCACGCTGTCCGGGCTCACGCTGTCCGGGCCCAGGTCCATCGAGCGCCGGTCATCCGAACCCGAGACACTCGAACCGGAGCCGCTCGAACCAGAGAGGCTCAAACCAGAGAGGCTCGAACCCGAGCCCCCCGTCCCGGCGACACCATCCGTCCCCGAGCCGGGGTCGTCCGTCCCGGAGCCGGAGTCGTCCGTCCCGGAGGCGTCCGAACGCAGACCGTCCAGACCGTCCGGACCGTCTGTATCGTCCGGACCGCGGCCTTCGAGACCCTGGCCCTTGGTGGGGCCTTGTTCTTCGGGGCCGTGATTCACAATTCCGTTCCCAGCGTGCGATTGCGTTTCTTCGTGCTCGTCGTCCCTGCGCCCCCAGGAGGCCCGCCTCCGGGCGGCGAGCTCATCGTGCCCGTCGTCCCTGGCCGACCCGCTCATGCCGGCGCCTCCATGGCGACGCGCAGGGCCGCGATGCCGCGGGAGCCGTACGCCTTGACCGAGCCCAGCGATATGCCGAGCGTCTCGGCGACCTGGGCCTCGGTCATGTCGGCGAAGTAGCGCAGCACGAGGACCTCGCGCTGACGGCGCTGCAGGCCCTTCATCGCCTTGATGAGGGAGTCGCGCTCCAGCTGGTCGTACGCGCCCTCCTCCGCGCTCGCCATGTCGGGCATCGGCTTCGAGAGGAGCTTCAGACCGAGGATGCGGCGGCGCAGGGCGGAGCGCGAGAGATTCACGACCGTCTGGCGCAGATAGGCGAGCGTCTTCTCGGGGTCACGGACGCGCTTGCGCGCCGAGTGCACGCGGATGAATGCCTCCTGGACGACGTCCTCGCAGGAGGCGGTGTCGTCGAGGAGGAGGGCCGCGAGGCCGAGGAGCGAACGGTAGTGGGCGCGATAGGTCTCGGTGAGATGGTCGACCGTCGTACCGGAAGCCGGCACCGTGGACGTGTCGTCCGCGCCGTCACGCTGACTGGGTATGCGGGTGGGCCGCGCCGCGGGCATCGGCGCGATCACCGGCATGCCGCCGGCCGAACCGGGCATGCGGGGACGGCGGGGTGGACGAAGGGCGGCGCCCCTCGCCTGTACCGCGGTGAAGTCGAGTACCTCTGCCACGCCTGTTGGACCCGCATCCCCCCGTCGGGGTTGTACGCGACAGGCATCACTTTTGCGTCAGACCGCACATTCGTCCGCACACCCGTTTCTACGGCACCCCCCGCACCCGTTGGTACGACCCTCCGAACAACGGACAGCGCGTCGAACGCTCTCATGCGTACCAGCTCTTCCCCTATGCCCCAAGTGTGCGACGCCCAGCCCCGCCGAAGGGCGCCTGTTAAAGACGCTCCCCGTCCGCCGCGCGGTTGCGGCGGACGGGGAGCAAAATCCTCGATCCACGGGAGGCCTGAATCAACCCGGAAATCGTTCGACGACTCGGCCGGAAATCCTCCGCCCAGCCGAACCGCCGACTCGAAGAACTTACACGCCACCACCGACAACGGCCCACAGCAGTGGATATCACCCACAGCAGGCGGCAACAGCCGGTCTACACCGCGGGCAGCCGACCCGCACCGGATTCGCGGAACAGTGCACCGTAGGCCAACGGACCGTGCCCCCAGGGGCAACGAGCCATCCCCCGCACGGAGCGGCGCCCTACGCCGCCAACTCCGCCGCCACCAACTCCGCGATCTGCGCCGTGTTCAGCGCGGCACCCTTGCGCAGATTGTCGCCGCAGACGAAGAGTTCGAGGGCCGTCGGGTCATCCAGGGCCCGGCGTACGCGCCCCACCCAGGTCGGGTCGGTGCCCACCACGTCGGCGGGGGTGGGGAACTCCCCGGCGCCCGGGTCGTCGTACAGCACGACCCCTGGGGCGGTGGCGAGGATCTCGCGCGCCTTGGCGACCGTGACCTCGCCCTCGAAGCAGGCGTGGACGGTCAGGGAATGGGCGGTGACGACCGGGACGCGTACGCAGGTCACGGCGACCGGCAGGTTCGGCAGGCCGAGGATCTTGCGGGACTCGTCCCGTACCTTCATCTCCTCCGAGGACCAGCCGTCCGCGCGCGGCGATCCGGCCCACGGCACCACGTTCAGCGCCACCGGCTCCGGGAACGGCCCGGTGTGGTCGCCCACGGCCCGTCGTACGTCACCGGGGCTGGTCCCCAGCTCCGTACCGGCAACGAGGGCGATCTGCCGGCGCAGGGTCTCGACGCCCGCGCGGCCCGCGCCGCTCACGGCCTGATAGCTGGACACCACCAGTTCACGCAGCCCGAACTCGGCGTGCAGCGCGCCGAGCGCCACGATCATGGAGAGGGTGGTGCAGTTGGGGTTGGCGACGATGCCGCGCGGGCGGGCCCGCAGGGCGTGCCGGTTGACCTCGGGGACGACGAGGGGCACCTGTGGGTCCATCCGGAAGGCGCCCGAGTTGTCCACCACGACCGTGCCCTTGGCCGCCGCGATCGGCGCCCAGCGCTCCGCGACCTCGTCCGGTACGTCGAACATGGCGACGTCGACCCCGTCGAAGGCCTCCTCCGACAGGGCCGTCACCTCAACCTCCTCCCCGCGCACGGCCAGCTTGCGGCCGGCCGAGCGGGGGGAGGCGATCAGACGGATCTCGCCCCAGATGTCCGCGCGGTGGGACAGGATCTGGAGCATGACCGTGCCGACGGCCCCGGTCGCACCCACGACCGCGAGCGTCGGCCTGCCGGTGCGCCCGGCGTCAGCGGCCATCAGCGACGCGGTCTCCGGCAGTGGCGGAACGGACGCTCATCGACCGGTGCCTCCGTAGACGACGGCCTCGTCGCTGTCGGAGTCGAGCCCGAAGGCGGTGTGCACGGCGCGCACGGCCTCGGGGACGTCGTCGGCGCGGGTGACGACCGAGATACGGATCTCGGAGGTCGAGATCAGCTCGATGTTCACGCCGGCGTCGGACAGGGCCTCGAAGAAGGAGGCCGTGACACCCGGGTTGGTCTTCATGCCGGCGCCGACGAGGGAGATCTTGCCGATCTGGTCGTCGTAGCGCAGCGAGTCGAAGCCGATGCCGTCCTTGTTCTTCTCCAGGGCGTCGATCGCCTTGCGGCCCTCGGTCTTGGGGAGGGTGAAGGAGATGTCCGTGAGGCCGGTCGTCACGGCGGAGACGTTCTGCACCACCATGTCGATGTTGACCTCGGCGTCGGCGATGGCGCGGAAGATCGCGGCGGCCTCGCCCGGCTTGTCGGGGACGCCGACGACCGTGACCTTGGCCTCGGAGACGTCGTGGGCGACTCCGGAGATGATGGCGTGCTCCACCTTGTTGTCCCCTTGCGACTCAGGCTTCTCGTTGCTGACCCAGGTGCCCGGCAGTCCGGAGAAGGACGAGCGGACGTGGATCGGGATGTTGTAGCGGCGGGCGTACTCGACACAGCGGTGGAGCAGCACCTTCGAACCGGACGACGCCAGTTCGAGCATGTCCTCGGAAGAGATCCAGTCGATCTTCTTCGCCTTCTTCACGACCCGCGGGTCGGCGGTGAAGACGCCGTCGACGTCGGTGTAGATCTCACAGACCTCGGCGTCCAGGGCGGCGGCCAGCGCGACGGCGGTCGTGTCCGATCCGCCGCGACCCAGCGTGGTGATGTCCTTGCTGTCCGCGCTGACGCCCTGGAACCCGGCGACGATGGCGATGTTGCCGCCGTCCAGCGCCGTACGGATACGGCCGGGTGTGACGTCGATGATCCGGGCTTTGTTGTGGACCGAGTCGGTGATGACGCCTGCCTGGCTGCCGGTGAACGACTGGGCCTCGTGCCCCAGGTTTTTGATCGCCATGGCCAGCAGAGCCATGGCGATACGCTCTCCGGCGGTCAGCAGCATGTCGAACTCACGGCCGGTAGGCATCGGCGATACCTGCTCGGCGAGATCGATCAGCTCGTCCGTCGTGTCGCCCATCGCGGAAACGACGACGACCACCTGGTGGCCGTCCTTCTTCGTTTCCACGATCCGCTTGGCGACGCGCTTGATGCCCTCGGCATCGGCTACGGAGGAGCCTCCGTACTTCTGCACGACAAGGCCCACGTGCGCTCCTCGCTCCGTTTCAGTCCCTTATCCGCACATACACACGTACTGCGGCGGTCGGCTCAGTCTAACGAGCGGCCGAAATTCCCTTCCCGGCTCCCGCATGGTGAGATGTCCCGCTCACCCCTTGATCACCTCGGATTTCTCCGGGAGTCCACCGGTTTTCACCCGGCTTCTCGCCCGGACATCCGGCCGCTCCGGGAACGTCTCTGCCCACCTCCCCGCCGAACAGTCGACGAGAGACCGGAAAAGTGCCCCGAGTCACACCAAGGGGCCCCTCGCCGAAGGAAGCCCAACTTTCAAGCACTAAGGTCGGTGCCGTGCGCGTACTTCTGGTGGAAGACGACGAGCCGGTCGCCGAGTCCCTGCGACGTGGGCTCCTGCGATACGGGTTCGAGGTGGAGTGGGTCACCACGGGCGGCGCGGCGCTGTCGTACCAGGGGCCGTACGACGTCGTCCTGCTCGACCTCGGGCTGCCCGACACCGACGGCCTCGACGTCTGCAAGGTGCTGCGGGACCGCAGTGCCGTGCCGATCATCGTGATCAGCGCGCGCAGCGACGAGACGGACCGGGTGGTCGGCCTGGAACTCGGCGCCGACGACTACGTCTCCAAGCCGTTCGGCGTACGCGAGGTGATCGCCCGGATAAGGGCCGTCATGCGCCGGATACAGCCGCGCACCACCGACGTGCCCGCCGTCGGCCCCGACCGGTACGGCTCCCGGCTCACCATCGACCGCAAGGCCGCGCGCGTCCACCTCGACGGTACGGAGGTGGGGCTCGCCCCCAAGGAGTACGACCTGCTGGCGTTCCTCGCCGAGGAGCCGGGCGCGCTGATGTCGCGCGAGCAGATCATGGAGGCGGTCTGGGACGCGAACTGGTTCGGGCCGACGAAGACGCTGGACGTGCACGTGGCCGCGCTGCGCCGGAAGCTGGCCGGGGCGATCACGATCGAGGCGGTACGGGGGGTCGGGTTCCGGCTGATCGTGACGGAGGACGCCGGTACGGACAAGGACAGCAGCGCGTCATGATCCGTCAGCTCATCCGCAGTTACGTGCTCCTCGTGGCTGTGGCCATCGCCCTGTTCACCGTGCCGGTGGCGTTCACGCTCACCAATCAGTTGCGGGGCGACACCAGCCAAGCCGTCAAGCGTGAGGCCGAGACCATGGCGCGGCTGCTCGGCACCGGTGACTCCGCCTCCTGCGCGGCCCTGGCGCAGATGGCCGGCGCGTACCCGCCCAACGAAGAGAAGGTCGAGGTCACCGCGACCAACAGGTGCGCGATGGAGGGCCTGCGGGAACCGAGCGCGGACACGGCGCTGGCCGAGGCTCTGGAGCGTGGCAGAAACACCGTCGACTGGGGCTCCGACTTCATCTGGGGCGAGAACCTGGTGGTCACCGTTCCCGCCTTCGAGCGCTCGCCGGACGGGAAGACCGAGACGAAGAAGGTCGTCGGCGCCGTCCGCATCATGTTCTCCACCGATCACCTCACGGCCCGGCTCTGGCAGATCTGGGGCTTCCGGGCGGGGCTGGCCGTCCTGGTACTCCTGGCCGCGGCGATCATCGGCGCCTTCGCCGCCCGTCGCCTGACCGCCCCCCTCCGCCAACTCAACGAGATGGCGAGCAAGATGAGCGACGGCGACCTCACCGCCCGCTCCCCCGTCACGGGCCCCCAGGAGACCCAGACCCTGGCCCGCACCCTGAACCAGGCGGGCGAACGCCTGGACACCCTGATCGCCTCGCAACGCATCTTCGTGGCGGACGCCTCGCACCAACTGCGAACCCCGCTGACCGCCCTTCGCCTGTCGCTGGACAACATCGCGGACGGCGTGGACGACGAGTTCGTACGGGAGGACGTGGAGCAGGCCACCGCCGAGGTGGTCCGGATGAGCCGCCTCGTCAACGGGCTGCTGGTGCTGGCCCGGGCGGAGGCGAAGGTGACGGCGGCGGAACCGCTGTCCCTGCGCGATGTCATCCAGGAACGTCTCGACGTGTGGAGACCGGCCGCCGACGAGCGCGGAGTCACCATCACGCTCAGGGGGAGTGCCGACGGCCGGCCGCTTGTGCTGGCCAGTCCCGGTCATCTGGACCAGGTCCTGGACAACGTGTTTTCCAACGCCCTGGAGGTCTCACCGGACGGTGCGACCATCACCGTGCGGGTGGAGTCCCGGGGCGACGAGGTGGTGCTGTCGGTGCTGGACGAGGGGCCCGGTATGTCGGACGCCGAGAAGTCCCGTGCCTTCGACCGCTTCTGGCGCGGTCAGGGCCTCACCGGCAAGTCCGGTTCCGGCCTCGGCCTCGCCGTCGTCAAGCAACTCGTCACCGACGACGGCGGAACCGTGACCCTCAAGGACGCGCCCGGCGGCGGCCTGTGCGTCGCGCTCACGCTGCGGGCGGCGCGACACGGGAGTGGTTGAGCCGGGGGGTGGAGGGCTCAGCCGTGGCCCTTGTGGCCGTCGGCTGGTGATCAGCCCTCGGGCATCGCGGACGAGTGGTGGTTGACGATCTTCCACACGCCGTTCCGCTTCTCGTACTCGTACGTGTAGCGGGCCTTGACGACGCGCTTCGTGCCGGTCTTCTTGTCGGTGAGCGTGAACTGGTACACGCCGGCGTCGAGCGCCGAGTTGCTGTCGAGGACGTTGATGTGCGTCTCGACCTTCTTGCCGACCGGCTTGTTCTCCAGGAAGTGCTCCATGTAGTCGACAATGCCGGCGCGGTTGGTGCGGACCTTGTTGGAGAGGGTGGGCAGGAGCACCGCGTCCTTCGCGTACCGGTTCGCGACCTTCTTCGGGTCGCCGGTCTGCAGTGACTTGTTCCAGCCGTCGAAGAGAGCCGCGATCTCCTTCTTGGAGGGCTTCTTCGGCGCGGCCTCGGCGCCGGCCATGCTGACTCCGGCGGTCACCGTACCGGCGGTGACGAGGGCGGTGGCGGTGACGATGGCGGCGCGTATGCGGTTCTTGCGGGTCATCGCGATCTCCCGTGCGAGGTTGGGGTGTTACTGCCTCCGCGTTCTCTGCGGTGGAAGTGACTCCAGATTCGCGTGACGCCGGTTAGGGGCTGTGCAGGAGACGTACAGGCGTCGGGCAACGTTCGTACAACGTCTTTTGACCGGTGGGTCAGGAGGCGTCGTCGTCGGTGAGTCCGGAGACGATCGCGCTCAGCATTCCGGTGAGCCACGTGTCCCCGAGAAAGCGCGAAGCATCATCGCGCACGCCCGAGGCCAGTTCGTCGGCACGTTCATGTTGCCCGGCCTTGCGGAGGTACAGTACCTGGCCCGCCCGGGCGAAAAGGGTGTGGACCGAGGTGTCGCCGAAGGCGCGGCGGGCCCGGGCGACGGCAACCCCGATGAGGGTGACGGCCCTCTCCGTCTCGCCGTTCCCTGACACGGTGCTGACGAGGTCCATCAACTGATAGAGGTCCTCCGGGTCTCCCGACCACGGTTCGGATTCGGCGCCGTCGAGGTCGCGCCCCGCCGGCCTCGACGCACCGGTGCTCGCGCCGTCCGGATTCCCGGCGGCCGGAGGTGCCGGACGCCTCTCGCCCCCGGCAGGCTCCGTCTTCTGGGCGTTGAGGCGGGCGAGAAGGCCCTTGATCCGGTCCGCGTTCTCCAGTACCCGGGCCAACTCCTCACGCGCATCGACCGTTTCCTCGTGATCCGGCCCGAGAAGTCGCTCACAGTCGGCCACCACCTGGGCCAACAGTGCCTGGGCCCGGTCGAAGTCACCCTGGATCGCACAGAACGTCGCCAGCACGGTCCGCGTGTCCCTGGTCACCTCGTCGTCCGGTCCACAGGCGTGGAGCGCGGCGTCGAGCGCCCGCTCGCACAGCGCCATGGCGCGTCCGGTGAACCCGTGCAACCCGAGTTGCATGCCGGCTCCGCGGAAGAGTTCCGCCGTTTCCTCCGTGTCCTGCTCCCGCGGAGAGCAGGCGGCCAGGGCCTCCACATGCGTCGCCCAGACCTGGTCCTCCGCGCTCAGGTAACCCCTGTGGCCGTTCCCCTCCGCTCTCTGGTCCAACCGCTCCTCCTCCATGACCAGCACAAGGACAGCCAAGCGGCGATAGAGGGCGATCAGGTCCGCCATCCGGGGCGGATCCGTGGGAACCGGCGTACGGGCCACCGCCTGCACCAGCCGGTGGACCGCGATGGTCCCGTCCCGCAGGGTGATCAAGCTGTGCGCGGCCAGCCGCCGGAGCGCCTCGGTGATCTCCAGGGGGGTGCTGCCCGGCACGTCGAGGTACCGACGGGGAATCCCGTCCGGTGCACACCAGGCGATGATCCGCAGGATCTGCTCCGCGCGCGGTGTGTCCTTGATCCGGTTCAGGGTCACCCGCCAGATCCGCGCGATCGTCCGCTCCGCGTCGCCGCCCTCCGGACCGGCCGCGTACAGCTCGGCGGGGTACCGAGCGAGGAGATCCAGGTACGCCCTGGGGGTGATCCCCGCCTCCCGGCAGTACGCGGCGGCCTGGTCGATCGCCAGGGGCAGGCAGCCCAGTTCACCGCACAACTCCTCGACACCCTCGGCCGGGCCGCCGTAGACACGCGTGAACAGCTCGACGGCCTCGGTGAGTTGGAGGACATCCAGGTCCAATGTTCTTCCGAGCCCCCGCCAACTCGTCGCACCCAGCCGCGTCGTGATCAGGAACCGCCCGTGCGGCGCCCGGCCCAGCAGCGACTTGATATCGGCCGGGTCGGAGACGTTGTCGAGGACGAGAAGCCAGCCGTCGTTCGAGGCGAGCCACTGGATCGTACGTTCGCGAAGGGCCTCATCCGGGAGGATGCCGACCAGGCTGGGATGGAGGGCACGGCCGAAATCGGCGAGGCCCGCCTCGAGGTGGGCCCTAGACCCGGCGGTGATCCACCAGACCGGGTTGAGGACGGCGGTGCGGCCGGCGGCCCAGTGTGCCGCCAGGGTGGATTTGCCGACGCCGCCGAGACCGTGCACGGCGTGGACGACAACGCCGCCCGGGTTGTCGAACGCCTCGTCCAGCAGCAACAGTTCGCGTTCACGGCCGACGAACTGAGCCGTACGTTCGGGCAGGTACCGCACCGCCTCGGTGACCGGCCCGAGGGCGAGCGCCTCCGCGGGAAGTACGGTCGCCCGCTCGGCCTGGGTGACGAAATCACCGGTGGCCACCTGGCCGATGTCCCGCCCCGCAGCGACCGCCCGCTCCCCCGACGCCGCCACGGAACGCTCCCCGGTCGTCTCCCCCGCTTCCTCGTTCACGCGTCTTCCCCCTCGTTCGAAAACGCCGACGGTTCCCGGGCGCGAAGCCCGTCGACAATACTCGCTCGAATTGGCCGGCCGCCCAAGCCATCCTGCCGTCATGAGCCTTCGCACCGGCTGGATCACCCGTGCCGAGACCGGCGCAGACATCCCCGCCATCCGTGAGATCGATCTGGCGGCCTTCGACACCCCGTTGGAGGCCGACCTCGTCGAGGCCCTGCGCGACGATGACGCCGCCTGGATCGACGGGCTGTCCATCGTCGCCGCGACGGAGGACGGCAAGAACGTCGTGGGGCACGCCCTCCTCACCCGCTGCCACATCGACGACACTCCGGCGCTGTGCCTGGGTCCCGTCGCCGTACTCCCCGAGTACCAGGGAACCGGCGCCGGTTCCGCGGCCGTCCGCGCCGCGCTGCGGGCGGCCGAGGACATCGGCGAGCACTTCGTCGTCGTCCTCGGACACCCGCCGTACTACCCGCGCTTCGGCTTCACCCGCGCCTCCGCCCACGGCATCAGGATCCCCATCGACGTCCCGGACGAGGCCCTGATGGCCCTCACCCTCGACCCCACCCACCCACTGCCCAGCGGCACCGTTCGGTACGCCGCGCCGTTCGGCATCTGACCGCGTCGCCCACCGGCCGCGCGGGGCGCACCATGCTCAGGCGCCCGGCCCCCTCGCGGGGAGGTCGGCTCAGTCGACGAACTCCTTGAGCGGCTCAGTGTCCAACGTGATGTTCACCGGGTCGGGAATTCTGACGGCGGCACCGATGGCCAGCCTCTCCTCGTGTCGATAACGGCCGTCCTCCACCTGGTTGAAGACGACAACCGAGCAGTCGTCACGGTCGATGAAGAGGTAGACGGGAATGCCGACGGCCGCATAAGCGTCAGGCTTCTCCATGCGCGTATACCAGTCGGTGTCCGGGTCGTCGGCGGTGACCTCGACCACCATGAGCACTCCGGCAGGATCGCTCCACTCGCCATGCCCGACGAAATGCCGAGCAGGCGCGAGCACGCCGTCAGGTCGTGCCCGCC
Protein-coding sequences here:
- a CDS encoding tetratricopeptide repeat protein: MNEEAGETTGERSVAASGERAVAAGRDIGQVATGDFVTQAERATVLPAEALALGPVTEAVRYLPERTAQFVGRERELLLLDEAFDNPGGVVVHAVHGLGGVGKSTLAAHWAAGRTAVLNPVWWITAGSRAHLEAGLADFGRALHPSLVGILPDEALRERTIQWLASNDGWLLVLDNVSDPADIKSLLGRAPHGRFLITTRLGATSWRGLGRTLDLDVLQLTEAVELFTRVYGGPAEGVEELCGELGCLPLAIDQAAAYCREAGITPRAYLDLLARYPAELYAAGPEGGDAERTIARIWRVTLNRIKDTPRAEQILRIIAWCAPDGIPRRYLDVPGSTPLEITEALRRLAAHSLITLRDGTIAVHRLVQAVARTPVPTDPPRMADLIALYRRLAVLVLVMEEERLDQRAEGNGHRGYLSAEDQVWATHVEALAACSPREQDTEETAELFRGAGMQLGLHGFTGRAMALCERALDAALHACGPDDEVTRDTRTVLATFCAIQGDFDRAQALLAQVVADCERLLGPDHEETVDAREELARVLENADRIKGLLARLNAQKTEPAGGERRPAPPAAGNPDGASTGASRPAGRDLDGAESEPWSGDPEDLYQLMDLVSTVSGNGETERAVTLIGVAVARARRAFGDTSVHTLFARAGQVLYLRKAGQHERADELASGVRDDASRFLGDTWLTGMLSAIVSGLTDDDAS
- a CDS encoding GNAT family N-acetyltransferase; amino-acid sequence: MSLRTGWITRAETGADIPAIREIDLAAFDTPLEADLVEALRDDDAAWIDGLSIVAATEDGKNVVGHALLTRCHIDDTPALCLGPVAVLPEYQGTGAGSAAVRAALRAAEDIGEHFVVVLGHPPYYPRFGFTRASAHGIRIPIDVPDEALMALTLDPTHPLPSGTVRYAAPFGI
- a CDS encoding Uma2 family endonuclease — its product is MPVEDFEELARRAPETVWLEFIGGRLAVKRGPDGDRSEIIAWLQRLWAGQADGPWLYGHRGLRTEADGKGRARPDGVLAPARHFVGHGEWSDPAGVLMVVEVTADDPDTDWYTRMEKPDAYAAVGIPVYLFIDRDDCSVVVFNQVEDGRYRHEERLAIGAAVRIPDPVNITLDTEPLKEFVD